In one window of Qipengyuania profundimaris DNA:
- a CDS encoding MerR family transcriptional regulator, which translates to MRIGQLARITGVKSETIRFYEREGILAAPPRTKANYRDYGPAEEARLNFIRRARDLGFSMARIRELLDLSDDADRSCAGIDALARSHLGEVERKIASLEALRTELGRMIAACEQDTVGDCRIIDALAGTTEP; encoded by the coding sequence ATGAGAATTGGTCAACTTGCCCGGATAACCGGCGTCAAATCCGAAACAATCCGCTTCTACGAGCGCGAAGGTATCCTCGCTGCCCCTCCGCGCACGAAGGCCAATTATCGCGACTATGGACCTGCAGAGGAAGCGCGCCTTAACTTCATACGGCGCGCGCGTGATCTCGGCTTCTCGATGGCACGCATCAGGGAATTGCTCGATCTCTCCGATGATGCCGACCGGTCCTGCGCGGGCATTGACGCTCTGGCCAGAAGCCATCTCGGCGAAGTCGAGCGCAAGATCGCCAGCCTGGAGGCGTTGCGGACGGAGCTTGGGCGCATGATCGCTGCCTGCGAGCAAGACACGGTAGGCGATTGTCGCATCATCGATGCACTTGCCGGTACCACCGAGCCTTGA
- a CDS encoding cytochrome c/FTR1 family iron permease: protein MHRIVSATVHPALRLILLALALCLSVTANAEEPDVRTTWRLLDYIAVDYASAVSEGRVADEFEYREMVEFSDVVARQVAAFPDTKDNQALIRRSDQLRALIANKEPAEQVGRFARALAASLLTAYPVPLAPSQAPDLVRARTLFAQNCASCHGAAGSAPPAAMQALDPPPIDFTDIDRARQRSAFGLYQVITQGLEGTSMASFASLSDEDRWALAFYAGSIAFEDVAKGERIWREDDGIRQLVPDLETLAALTPESLAEEIGEDRALAVMAYLRANPNAVGQANDTGSLAFVRDTLDRSLSAYRAGDREEARQLALSAYLDGFEPLEALLATRDGGLMREVEQALGQFRAGIESGADPSELQQLRARIDSLLARAEGALAPEAASEISTFLGAFTILLREGIEALLVVIAMIAFVKKSQRSEVLPYIHGGWIAALFAGVATWVVATYFVSISGASREMTEGIGALLAAVILVSVGIWMHGKSQAEEWRRYIQEKMGKALSRGSAWFLFGLAFVVVYREAFETILFYAALWNPQSSGIILLGALSAVALLALIAWAMLRYSRKLPITQFFRYSAILIAILAVILAGKGVGAFQEAGVLSATFIAGLPRLAELGFFPTVETIGAQLLTLLALIAGFRVSRSPSGPQPAAVEG from the coding sequence ATGCATCGCATCGTCTCCGCCACCGTCCATCCGGCACTGCGGCTCATTCTGCTGGCGCTTGCGCTGTGTCTGTCCGTCACCGCGAACGCGGAAGAACCCGATGTGCGAACCACCTGGCGTCTGCTCGATTATATCGCGGTCGACTACGCCTCCGCGGTTTCCGAGGGACGTGTTGCCGACGAATTCGAATATCGCGAAATGGTGGAGTTTTCCGATGTCGTGGCGCGGCAGGTCGCTGCATTTCCGGACACTAAAGACAATCAAGCACTCATCCGCCGATCGGACCAGCTGCGAGCTCTGATCGCCAACAAGGAACCTGCCGAGCAAGTTGGGCGCTTCGCGCGCGCGCTGGCAGCCTCGTTGCTGACAGCCTACCCGGTTCCGCTCGCCCCTTCGCAGGCGCCCGACCTTGTCCGCGCCCGCACTCTCTTCGCGCAGAACTGCGCCTCGTGTCACGGCGCCGCCGGAAGTGCGCCACCGGCCGCAATGCAGGCGCTCGATCCCCCGCCGATAGACTTTACCGATATCGACCGGGCACGGCAGCGCAGTGCGTTCGGGCTTTACCAGGTCATCACGCAGGGGCTTGAAGGAACGTCCATGGCCAGCTTCGCATCGCTGTCCGACGAGGATCGCTGGGCGCTTGCATTCTATGCCGGCAGCATTGCTTTTGAAGATGTGGCCAAAGGCGAGCGTATCTGGCGGGAAGATGATGGCATACGCCAGCTTGTCCCCGATCTCGAGACGCTCGCCGCGCTCACACCGGAAAGTCTGGCCGAGGAGATCGGAGAGGACCGTGCGCTCGCCGTCATGGCCTATCTTCGCGCCAATCCCAATGCGGTGGGACAGGCAAATGACACAGGTTCGCTCGCTTTCGTTCGCGATACGCTCGATCGCAGCCTGTCAGCCTATCGGGCTGGCGACCGTGAAGAAGCGCGGCAGCTTGCCCTGTCTGCCTATCTCGACGGGTTCGAACCCCTGGAGGCCCTCCTTGCAACGCGCGATGGCGGTTTGATGCGCGAGGTAGAACAGGCGCTCGGGCAATTTCGGGCCGGAATAGAGTCCGGTGCGGATCCATCCGAACTACAGCAACTAAGGGCTCGCATCGATAGTCTGCTGGCCAGAGCCGAGGGAGCGTTGGCTCCTGAGGCGGCCAGCGAAATCTCGACCTTTCTCGGGGCGTTCACCATCCTGCTGCGCGAGGGGATCGAAGCACTTCTGGTTGTGATCGCCATGATCGCCTTTGTGAAAAAGTCGCAGCGCTCCGAGGTATTGCCCTATATCCATGGTGGCTGGATCGCTGCTCTTTTCGCAGGTGTCGCCACCTGGGTCGTAGCAACCTACTTCGTAAGCATCAGCGGGGCGAGCCGCGAGATGACCGAAGGGATCGGCGCGCTGCTTGCGGCTGTCATTCTCGTATCGGTCGGGATCTGGATGCACGGCAAATCCCAGGCCGAGGAGTGGCGGCGCTATATCCAGGAAAAAATGGGCAAGGCGCTTTCGCGCGGATCGGCATGGTTTCTCTTCGGGCTCGCCTTTGTCGTGGTCTACCGCGAAGCTTTCGAGACTATCCTGTTCTACGCTGCCCTGTGGAACCCGCAGAGCAGCGGCATCATACTGTTAGGTGCCTTGTCGGCAGTAGCGCTGCTGGCGCTCATTGCTTGGGCCATGCTGCGCTACAGCCGCAAACTGCCGATCACCCAGTTCTTCCGCTACAGTGCTATCCTGATTGCGATCCTTGCGGTCATTCTCGCGGGCAAGGGCGTGGGCGCTTTCCAGGAGGCCGGAGTTCTTTCCGCCACTTTCATCGCCGGCTTGCCGCGCCTCGCCGAACTCGGCTTCTTCCCGACTGTCGAGACGATCGGCGCGCAATTGCTCACGCTGCTGGCCCTGATTGCCGGATTTCGGGTAAGTCGATCACCATCGGGACCGCAGCCGGCAGCTGTCGAGGGATAG
- a CDS encoding cation transporter, giving the protein MGKTCCGPDEGGANNNDPTWRRILWIALGLNAIMFGVEIVAGIAADSRALQADALDFLGDAANYAISLGVAGMALVWRARAALVKAATMLAFGLWVLGSAIWGFFVGASPDPGTMGAIGSLALAVNLAVAAMLFRYRSGDANMRSVWICSRNDAIGNIAVLAAAIGVFGTGRAWPDLVVASIMAGLAVWGSAEVFKQARGELRST; this is encoded by the coding sequence ATGGGAAAGACCTGCTGCGGTCCCGATGAGGGCGGTGCAAACAACAACGATCCGACATGGCGGCGCATTCTGTGGATCGCGCTGGGCCTTAATGCAATCATGTTCGGTGTGGAGATCGTGGCAGGCATTGCTGCGGATTCGCGCGCCTTGCAGGCCGACGCGCTCGACTTTCTCGGTGATGCGGCAAACTATGCTATCAGTCTCGGCGTAGCGGGCATGGCGCTCGTCTGGCGCGCGCGTGCGGCTCTCGTAAAGGCGGCGACCATGCTGGCTTTCGGCCTGTGGGTGCTCGGCTCGGCCATCTGGGGTTTTTTTGTCGGGGCGTCGCCCGACCCGGGAACGATGGGCGCCATCGGTTCTCTTGCTTTGGCGGTAAATCTCGCCGTCGCCGCGATGCTGTTCCGGTATCGCTCGGGCGATGCGAACATGCGCTCGGTGTGGATCTGTTCGCGCAACGACGCGATCGGTAATATCGCCGTGCTGGCGGCAGCGATTGGCGTTTTCGGCACCGGCCGTGCGTGGCCCGATCTGGTTGTGGCGAGCATCATGGCAGGACTGGCGGTGTGGGGAAGTGCCGAAGTCTTCAAACAGGCACGTGGCGAACTGCGCTCTACCTAA